The window AGATAGATTTATTTCAGCTTTTCAAGATGACAATATTTTTGGAGTTCAATATCATCCTGAAAAAAGTCATGATCATGGGAAAACTTTATTAAAAAACTTCATAGAGATTTAATGTTTAGGCCGCGAGTTATACCAGTACTTCTTCTAAAAGATAATATATTGGTTAAATCTACAAAGTTTAAAAAATATAGATATATTGGTGATCCTATAAATGCAGTTAAAGTTTTTAATGACCTTAAAGCAGATGAACTAACTTTTTTAGATATATCAGCCACGATTGAAAAAAGAATAATTCCACTAGAGTTAGTAGAAAAAGTAGGAGAAGAAGCAAATATGCCCTTTTCAGTGGGTGGCGGAATTACAAAGCTAAAAGAAATTCAAAATATTATAGCCAAAGGGGCTGAAAAGGTTATTTTAAATACATCAGCGATTTCTAATCCTGATTTCATTAAAGAGTCCTCTGATAACTTTGGTACATCCACAATTACAGTTTGCATAGATGTAAAAAAGAGACTTTTTGGAAAAGAAGTTGTTTGGACTCATGGTGGAAAAAAGGCAACTAATTTATCCCCAATCGATTGCGCCATGATGCTAGAGGATAAAGGAGCTGGAGAAATTATCATACAAAGTATTGATAGAGATGGTCAAATGAATGGTTATGACGTTGAATTAATAAGAAATGTTTCTACATCTGTTTCGATTCCTGTAGTTGCTTTAGGGGGCGCTGGTAAAATTGAGGATTTAATAGAAGGGTATAAAAAAGCTCATGCTAGTGCTGTGGCAGCAGGAAGTATGTTTGTCTATCAAGGTCCAAAAAAGGGTGTTTTAGTAAATTATTTAGAAAAAGATTCTCTTTCGCTTTTTAAGTGATTTATAATTTAACTAAATTTCACGCACCTATAATTCTTATATGAATAATCTTCACCAAATATGCAAAAGATGCGTAATGGATACTTCTGATCCAGCAATTATCTTTGATGAATTAGGCAACTGTAACCATTGCAATGAATTCTTATCTACCTCCCAAGATATTGTTTATCACGGAGAAGAAAGTGATAGGCAATTAGAACAAATTTTAAAAAGGATTAAGGCTGAAGGAAAAGGTAAAGAATATGATTGTTTAATTGGTATGAGTGGAGGAGTTGATAGCAGCTATGTTACCTATAAAGCTGTAGAATATGGGTTAAGACCTTTGGCAGTGCATATGGACAATGGCTGGAATTCAGAAGAGGCTGTTAAGAATATAAAAAATGTCTGCACCAAACTCAATGTAGATTATCAAAGTTATGTCTTGAATTGGGAACAATTTAAAGAGATACAACTTTCTATTCTTAAATCTTCTATTGTCGAAGTAGAAATACCCACTGATGTAGCAATAACACGAGTATGTCACAAGGTGGCATCTGAAAATAATATTAAATACATTATAGGCGGAGGTAATTATGCAACAGAAGGAATATTACCAAACCTTTGGTTTTACAATCCAAAAGACCTTAAATTACTAAAATCCATCCATAAAGAATTTGCTTCAAAGGGACTTAGTGATTTTCCTACATTTGATTACAAAATAGAAATCTACTATAAATTTATAAGACGAATCAAAATAGTATATTTACTAAATTACTTACCATTTAATAAATCTAAGGCAATAAGTGAACTAGAGGAAAAGGTAGGCTGGAAA of the SAR86 cluster bacterium genome contains:
- a CDS encoding AglZ/HisF2 family acetamidino modification protein translates to MFRPRVIPVLLLKDNILVKSTKFKKYRYIGDPINAVKVFNDLKADELTFLDISATIEKRIIPLELVEKVGEEANMPFSVGGGITKLKEIQNIIAKGAEKVILNTSAISNPDFIKESSDNFGTSTITVCIDVKKRLFGKEVVWTHGGKKATNLSPIDCAMMLEDKGAGEIIIQSIDRDGQMNGYDVELIRNVSTSVSIPVVALGGAGKIEDLIEGYKKAHASAVAAGSMFVYQGPKKGVLVNYLEKDSLSLFK
- a CDS encoding N-acetyl sugar amidotransferase — its product is MNNLHQICKRCVMDTSDPAIIFDELGNCNHCNEFLSTSQDIVYHGEESDRQLEQILKRIKAEGKGKEYDCLIGMSGGVDSSYVTYKAVEYGLRPLAVHMDNGWNSEEAVKNIKNVCTKLNVDYQSYVLNWEQFKEIQLSILKSSIVEVEIPTDVAITRVCHKVASENNIKYIIGGGNYATEGILPNLWFYNPKDLKLLKSIHKEFASKGLSDFPTFDYKIEIYYKFIRRIKIVYLLNYLPFNKSKAISELEEKVGWKNYGGKHHESVYTRFVQSYLQPVKFDLDYRKATFSSQICNGEISREEALIDLKKVPFNQETLRSDKEYVSKKLGISYEDLENIIRAKPKSYKDYPNEEKKLEFLYSIYRKYFAKIMRVF